GCTCTTACGAAGCAGTAGCCTTGGCCGCAATCTTGGCGGCATTCGCCTTCTTCATCAGGCGAGACTTCTTACGGGCAGCTGTATTCTTGTGGACAATGCCCTTCTGAGCGAGTTTGTCGAGCTGCTTTACGGCGTCGACGACTTTCTCGGGGGCATAATCGGACTTGCGAGCCATGTCCAGGGCAAGTTTTGTCTTCGCTGTATGCTTGGTGTTGTATGCCGTCCGTGTCTTGGTCTTGCGGACGTCCTTAAGAGAAGCTCTCTTGATTGGCATGAAACTCTCCTTTGTCTCTTCGGAACTTATCACGTCTACTGTACCCATTTTTCCCGTGATGTCAATGATTGTTCGCTTCGCCAGCCATGGGGGAGCCCTCCACACGAATCGGCTTGACCGTCGAGTCAGTTCAGCGTAAACTACTGATGGAAATTCCACGACAGGCAAGCCCGAATCGGGAGGAACGCGTGAAGACAACTAAGTACATTACGAGAGCCGCCATTGTTCTTGCATTGACTATTGCTCTCCAATTTGCAATACGGGAGCTCGTTCCATCTGCCCCTCCGTTCAATGTCGTCAACCTCTTCCTCGTCGGCAGTATTGTAAATCTGGGTCTGCTCCTTGCGACAGAGACAACGGGTCTATGGGCCGGCGTCATTATCGCGATTGCGGCACCCGTCACTGCGTGGTTCCAGCAGCATCTTGTTTCACCCGCGATGATACCGGCAGTCATGGCGGGAAACCTCCTGCTTGTCGTCCTGTTCTGGCTGGTGACGCGGAGAAGCGGGTCATCTGATTCCTGGTTGCGCTGGATCGGTCTTGGCTTGGGTGCGGCTGCAAAAATGGCGTTTCTGTATTTTGCCATAGGCGCCATTGTCGGGACGCTGACGAAATTGCCTGTGGCCGCAACTGCGTTCATCCGGTTTTCGTTCAGCTGGCCGCAGTTCGTAACGGCCGTAATAGGTGGAGTCCTGTCCTCGCTAATTGCGCGTCGTATCAAGCCGATTTCCTGAGCTGGTGCTCCGGGTTTGCAAGAACTCCCGCCGAATTTCCCGAACGGTTGAATCCATAGTCAGCACCCAGTGAGTATGGCCTTGATTTCATGCTATCCTGTTATATAGTTCACATGATGATGTCATTCTTCAATGTGAACACAGCCGACGACCTCATCATGGCAAGGCTGATGATGCACGCGAGGGAAAAGTCTCTACAGGAGGAACGTGTATGAAAATGAACCTGGAAGACCGTCTGAAAGAGAACCCTGAGCTCAAGAGGCAGTTTGATGTACTCGATGCGTACATCGGTGCGCTGGCAACCCCCGAAGGCAGCCTCATCAACGTCCTCCACCGCGCCCAGGAGATTTTTGGGTATCTCCCGGATGACGTGCTCGAGTTCATCTCCGGCAGACTGAACATGCCGCGGTCCACCGTGTACGGTGTCGTCACCTTCTATCACTTCTTCTCGCGTGTTCCAAAGGGACGTCATATCG
The Coprothermobacter sp. genome window above contains:
- a CDS encoding 30S ribosomal protein S20, whose product is MPIKRASLKDVRKTKTRTAYNTKHTAKTKLALDMARKSDYAPEKVVDAVKQLDKLAQKGIVHKNTAARKKSRLMKKANAAKIAAKATAS
- a CDS encoding NADH-quinone oxidoreductase subunit NuoE; the encoded protein is MNLEDRLKENPELKRQFDVLDAYIGALATPEGSLINVLHRAQEIFGYLPDDVLEFISGRLNMPRSTVYGVVTFYHFFSRVPKGRHIVSVCLGTACYVRGGNAVYEKVMKTLGIKAGETTQDGRFSLDLVRCVGACGLAPVVVIDKDTYGRSTPEKVVTLLNKYT